The genomic DNA AACTGCAAAAAGTCCTCTCAATCGTCGAAGCTGATCAACAACGTAAATATGTAATTGTGTCAGCACCAGGTAAACGGTTCGATGGCGACACCAAGGTCACCGATTTGCTTATTCAATATGCGCGTCAAACGATTCATCATCAGGATACACAGGCAGTCGTTGCGTCCATCATTGACCGTTATGCCGAAATTGGCCACGGCTTTAACGTGCCCGAAACCCAATTGACCCCAATTTTTGAAACCATTCGTAATTTACCGAAGCAAACATACGCTGATAATACCTATTTAATGGCCACTTTCAAGGCGCATGGTGAACGGCTCAACGCGCAACTGGTCGCCGCCGTCTTTCAGCGAAGCGGCCTCAACGCGCGCTATCTTGATCCTAAAGAAGCTGGCATGGTAGTCACTGATGTTCCCGACGATGCTCAGATTATCAAGAGTAGCTATGACCAACTTGCTAAGTGGGCCGACAGTGAACAGATTTTAGTGATTCCTGGTTTCTTCGCTTACAATCGCAACGGCCAAATTTGTACTTTTTCACGTGGTGGCTCCGATATTACCGGTGCGATCGTTGCCCGGGGGGTTCACGCCGAACGTTACGAGAATTTTACCGATGTCGATGCGATATACGCAGTCAATCCTAACTTGGTCGCTAAGCCAGCAGCCATTAATGAAATGACGTTTACCGAAATGCGTGAGCTATCCTATGCCGGCTTTTCCGTTTTTCACGATGAAGCCTTGATTCCTGCTATCGAAGGTAACATTACTGTCAATGTCAAAAATACAAATCATCCTGAGGCACCAGGAACTTTGATTAAATCAACTCGTGAACCCAATCCCCACTACCCCGTCACAGGGATCGCCAGTTCCTCTAGCTTTTGTTCACTATACTTACGTAAGTATTTATTAAATAAAGAAGTTGGCCTGGGCCGTAAAATTCTGACAATTTTAGAAAACCATCATATCAGTTATGAACACATGCCATCTGGGATTGATGATTTAACCATTATTTTTGATGAACACCAGTTAACACCTGAATTAGAAAAAACACTAGTTGCCGAAATTTCAGCGGCAATTAATCCTGATGAAATCTACTTTACCCACGACTATTCAATCTTGATGTTGGTTGGGGAAAACATGCGTAACCGTGTCGGCATTATGTCACGTGCCGCAACTGCATTAGCCAACGATGACATTAAATTGATTATGGTCAACCAAGGTGCTTCCGAAATTTCCATTATGTTCGGGGTCCACGATAACGATGCTAATCAGGCCGTAATTGCGTTATACAAAGAATTTTTTAATTAATTCATCATAAATAAAATATCCGACTGGCAATTGCTAGCCGGATATTTTTTGCCATCATGTTTTAACCATTAGTCATTGTTAAGGGCGCCTGTGAGTTAGATTGTTATTCCTCAGCAATGATTCGGCTATTTCAACTTCCAAGACTAGGTGGCAAATGGGCTAGGCCTTGATATTAGTCCGTTGTCGTAGCAAGCACGGGGACATTAACACCAAACAAGTTGTGATTGCCACACGAATGGCTACTGAATGGCCACTACTAGCGATATCGATTGGTCGAGCAACCATCTGAACAAACGTCCAAATAGGCTTTCCAAGAACCTGCTACATTCTTAGAAAGCCCATTCACATTGCTGTTAAGAACCCAATGTTAGCTTTTTGACTCATACCGGTTGCACTTAACAACTGTTACCACCCATGGTTATTAATTCTCAACCTTCTGATTTCCAAACCATTTCTTATTAATTTTATCTAACGTTCCGTTAGCCTTCAATTTTTTTAAGCCCGCATTGATTTTACGCTGCATCGTTTTATCACCCTTACGCATTCCGACTGCAAAATCTTCCGACTTAAAAGTTCCCTGGGTTTCTTGGTAATCTGCCGAGTTAGCTTCATGTTTAATGTAATAGTTCGCATAAACACTATCAATCAAAAGTCCTTTGATTCGGCCCGCATTCAGATCGAGAAACGCATTCGTGAAGGTATCATATTGAACCGGTGTCTTTTTGGCAATCTTATCCTTCAACAATTTGGGATTGTTTTCCAGTGACTCATAGCCTGAAGAACCTGACTGAACCCCCAGCG from Lactiplantibacillus paraplantarum includes the following:
- a CDS encoding aspartate kinase, which codes for MKVIKFGGSSLASSQQLQKVLSIVEADQQRKYVIVSAPGKRFDGDTKVTDLLIQYARQTIHHQDTQAVVASIIDRYAEIGHGFNVPETQLTPIFETIRNLPKQTYADNTYLMATFKAHGERLNAQLVAAVFQRSGLNARYLDPKEAGMVVTDVPDDAQIIKSSYDQLAKWADSEQILVIPGFFAYNRNGQICTFSRGGSDITGAIVARGVHAERYENFTDVDAIYAVNPNLVAKPAAINEMTFTEMRELSYAGFSVFHDEALIPAIEGNITVNVKNTNHPEAPGTLIKSTREPNPHYPVTGIASSSSFCSLYLRKYLLNKEVGLGRKILTILENHHISYEHMPSGIDDLTIIFDEHQLTPELEKTLVAEISAAINPDEIYFTHDYSILMLVGENMRNRVGIMSRAATALANDDIKLIMVNQGASEISIMFGVHDNDANQAVIALYKEFFN